One genomic region from Salvelinus fontinalis isolate EN_2023a chromosome 18, ASM2944872v1, whole genome shotgun sequence encodes:
- the mkrn2os.2 gene encoding MKRN2 opposite strand protein: MEKKSVIKFSHCQKDIFCFLVPEKCPECGVSFSSGSRLEEAPIRIPNPFSNGHKTPCCFLVAPAEENNPREFDGGSDLHTGITDTNGVVFNYTKPGVRQDQRGWEMCISIPLIQPDMFNLLNQWDQYLNKFSDAEMWDPAYKRFNKETHNCYNYTLMFLNRVLATQGKGSLTKDQFTQSFVLPKIKRACKYTIMCREISQNYFYIVDSPVNTT, encoded by the exons ATGGAGAAAAAGAGTGTGATTAAGTTCAGCCACTGTCAGAAGGACATCTTCTGTTTCTTGGTTCCAGAGAAATGTCCAGAGTGTGGAGTGAGCTTCAGCAGTGGCAGCAGGCTGGAGGAGGCTCCTATCCGTATCCCCAACCCTTTTTCTAACGGACACAAGACCCCATGCTGCTTCCTGGTCGCCCCGGCTGAGGAAAACAACCCCAG GGAGTTTGATGGCGGCTCAGACCTACACACTGGGATCACAGACACTAATG GAGTGGTGTTCAACTACACTAAGCCAGGGGTCCGGCAGGACCAGCGAGGCTGGGAGATGTGTATCAGTATTCCCCTGATCCAACCAGACATGTTCAACCTTCTCAACCAATGGGACCAATACCTCAACAAGTTCTCAGACGCCGAGATGTGGGACCCAGCATACAAAAG GTTTAATAAGGAGACGCACAACTGCTACAACTACACTCTGATGTTTCTGAACCGTGTGCTAGCAACACAGGGGAAAGGCTCTCTGACCAAAGACCAGTTCACTCAGAGCTTCGTCCTGCCCAAGATCAAGAGAGCCTGTAAATACACCATCATGTGCAGGGAGATATCACAGAACTACTTCTATATAGTGGACAGTCCTGTTAATACTACATAG
- the LOC129815847 gene encoding E3 ubiquitin-protein ligase makorin-2-like isoform X2, with translation MNTKQVTCRYFLHGVCREGNRCMFSHDLTTSKPSTICKFYQRGVCAYGDRCRYDHIKPAGGGGGGGGRGVPMDLPNRNPITAGAFIPPGVAVPGHPGNSAPPPRHNGGKKPLVLRDRAPGCDSRMMPYGGDGPEVTEAECWAEYHDNSAHAKPHSYLDAIRTSLECSATAGPYPVSVPCPQQQLCPYAAAGQCHYGNTCPYLHGDLCDICSLQVLHPHDPEQRRAHEKMCMMVFEADMEKAFAAQHSQDKVCSICMEVVYEKAAASERRFGILSSCCHTYCLSCIRQWRCAKQFENKIIKSCPECRVVSEFVIPSVYWVEDQDEKNRLIEDFKSGVSKKACKYFDQGAGP, from the exons ATGAACACGAAGCAAGTCACCTGCAG GTATTTTCTCCATGGTGTCTGCCGAGAGGGGAATAGGTGCATGTTCTCTCATGACCTGACCACCAGTAAACCTTCAACCATCTGTAAGTTCtaccagagaggtgtgtgtgcctACGGAGACCGCTGCAG gtatGACCACATCAAGccggctggtggtggtggtggtggaggggggagaggtgtgCCCATGGACCTCCCTAACAGAAACCCCATCACTGCTGGGGCCTTTATTCCCCCTGGTGTTGCTGTCCCGGGACATCCAGGCAACTCTGCACCCCCACCCAGGCACAATGGAGGGaagaaacccctggtgctgagagaTAGAG cccCGGGCTGTGACAGCAGAATGATGCCTTATGGTGGAGATGGCCCAGAGGTAACCGAGGCGGAGTGTTGGGCGGAATACCATGACAACAGCGCCCATGCCAAACCTCATTCCTACCTGGACGCCATCAGGACCAGTCTGGAGTGTTCTGCCACGGCCGGCCCCTACCCTGTCTCCGTCCCCTGCCCCCAGCAACAGCTCTGTCCCTACGCTGCTGCAGGACAGTGTCACTACGGAAACACCTGCCCCTATCTCCATGGTGACCTGTGTGACATCTGCAGCCTGCAGGTGCTCCACCCACACGACCCTGAGCAGAGAAGAGCTCACGAGAAG ATGTGTATGATGGTGTTTGAGGCGGACATGGAGAAGGCGTTTGCAGCGCAGCACAGCCAGGACAAGGTGTGTTCTATCTGTATGGAGGTGGTTTATGAGAAAGCTGCTGCCTCAGAGAGACGCTTCGGGATCCTCTCTTCCTGCTGCCACACATACTGCCTCTCCTGCATCCGCCAGTGGCGCTGCGCCAAGCAGTTTGAGAACAAGATCATCAA GTCGTGTCCAGAGTGCAGAGTGGTGTCTGAGTTTGTCATCCCTAGTGTGTACTGGGTGGAGGACCAGGATGAGAAGAACAGACTGATAGAGGACTTCAAGTCTGGAGTCAG
- the mkrn2os.1 gene encoding MKRN2 opposite strand, tandem duplicate 1: MDCTVLKFNHCARKIYSFDKNSFQTENTGRKCPICQEQMRFSLLEAPVIVPCPFSNGHKVRCAFLIGSSLGPAFLSEWQDSELHVGVTNSQGVVYSYTSSGVQREEQGWEQCLCVPLVAPGTGRDILAGTLWDSELEQFSLLSTWSPHRFEEEREFGSCCYGFALSFLNQLRRAEGRESVTRDDFTQQHVLPHIKTASKYITVYQEIHQHGFYVADL; encoded by the exons ATGGACTGCACTGTCTTGAAGTTTAACCATTGTGCAAGAAAAATCTATAGTTTTGACAAAAATAGTttccaaacagaaaacacagggcgAAAATGCccaatctgtcaggagcagatgAGATTCAGCCTCCTCGAGGCACCGGTCATTGTTCCATGTCCATTTAGTAATGGACACAAGGTCCGGTGCGCCTTCCTCATTGGATCCTCACTGGGACCTGCTTTTCTTAG TGAATGGCAGGACTCGGAGCTGCATGTTGGAGTTACTAACTCACAAG GTGTCGTGTACAGCTACACCTCCTCAggagtccagagagaggaacagggctGGGAGCAGTGCCTCTGTGTGCCGCTGGTGGCCCCCGGGACTGGCAGGGACATCCTAGCTGGGACGCTGTGGGACAGTGAGCTGGAacagttctccctcctctccacctgGTCACCACACAG GTttgaagaggagagggagttTGGCTCGTGTTGCTATGGCTTTGCCCTGTCCTTCCTGAACCagctgaggagagcagagggcagAGAGTCAGTCACTAGGGATGACTTCACACAGCAGCATGTCCTTCCTCACATTAAGACTGCCTCCAAATACATCACAGTCTACCAAGAGATCCATCAACATGGTTTCTACGTAGCTGATTTATAA